A genomic window from Streptomyces sp. MST-110588 includes:
- a CDS encoding protein-tyrosine-phosphatase: MAPLGRGIAGPGDEGPCTFRILHVSTGNVCRSPITERLHRHALDLRLGEDRRGGLVVESAGTWGHEGAPMEAHAATVLADYGADPAGFIGRELLDEHVIRADLVLTATRDHRAQVISMGHSAGLRTFTLKEFNRLVRAIDPATLPEPDPSLPDGGLVERARALVGAAAALRGWLLAPNAEADEVYDPYGAPITFFRSIGDEINQALDPVVTALTGVPARA, from the coding sequence ATGGCCCCCCTGGGGCGTGGCATAGCGGGACCAGGCGACGAGGGCCCTTGCACCTTCCGCATCCTCCACGTCAGCACCGGCAACGTCTGCCGCTCGCCCATCACCGAGCGGCTGCACCGCCACGCCCTGGACCTGCGCCTGGGTGAGGACCGGCGGGGCGGCCTGGTCGTGGAGAGCGCCGGCACCTGGGGCCACGAGGGCGCGCCCATGGAGGCACACGCCGCCACCGTCCTGGCGGACTACGGCGCGGACCCGGCCGGCTTCATCGGCCGCGAACTGCTGGACGAGCACGTCATCCGGGCCGACCTGGTGCTGACCGCGACCCGCGACCACCGCGCGCAGGTCATCTCCATGGGCCACTCCGCCGGGCTGCGCACCTTCACCCTCAAGGAGTTCAACCGGCTCGTACGGGCCATAGACCCCGCCACGCTGCCCGAGCCCGACCCCTCGCTGCCCGACGGCGGGCTGGTGGAGCGGGCCCGCGCGCTGGTCGGTGCCGCCGCAGCGCTGCGCGGCTGGCTGCTGGCGCCGAACGCGGAGGCCGACGAGGTCTACGACCCGTACGGCGCCCCGATCACGTTCTTCCGCTCCATCGGGGACGAGATCAACCAGGCGCTCGACCCG
- a CDS encoding L-threonylcarbamoyladenylate synthase — MARRYDCSDATDRATGLREAAAAVRRGELVVLPTDTVYGIGADAFSAEAVGDLLEAKGRGRGMPSPVLVGSPNTLHGLVTDFSEQAWELVDAFWPGALTLVAHHQPSLTWDLGETRGTVAVRMPLHPVAIELLTEFGPMAVSSANLTGHPSPQDCDAAQRMLGDSVSVYLDGGPTPAAVPSSIVDVTGATPVLLRAGAISAEELRKVVPELEVAN; from the coding sequence ATGGCACGGCGTTACGACTGCAGCGACGCGACCGACCGCGCGACCGGTCTGCGCGAGGCCGCCGCGGCCGTCCGCCGCGGCGAGCTGGTCGTGCTGCCGACCGACACCGTCTACGGCATCGGCGCGGACGCGTTCAGCGCCGAGGCCGTCGGCGACCTGCTGGAGGCCAAGGGCCGCGGGCGCGGCATGCCCTCCCCGGTCCTGGTCGGCTCCCCCAACACCCTCCACGGGCTCGTCACGGACTTCTCCGAGCAGGCCTGGGAGCTGGTCGACGCCTTCTGGCCGGGCGCGCTGACCCTGGTCGCCCACCACCAGCCGTCGCTGACGTGGGACCTGGGCGAGACCCGGGGCACGGTCGCGGTCCGTATGCCGCTGCACCCCGTCGCGATCGAGCTGCTGACGGAGTTCGGCCCGATGGCCGTCTCCAGCGCCAACCTCACGGGCCACCCCTCCCCGCAGGACTGCGACGCCGCGCAGCGGATGCTCGGCGACTCCGTCTCGGTGTACCTGGACGGCGGCCCCACCCCCGCCGCCGTGCCGTCCTCGATCGTCGACGTCACCGGCGCCACGCCGGTGCTGCTGCGCGCGGGCGCGATCAGCGCGGAGGAGCTGCGCAAGGTGGTACCCGAGCTTGAGGTGGCCAATTGA
- the prmC gene encoding peptide chain release factor N(5)-glutamine methyltransferase, which translates to MNLLLAEVAQATQRLADAGVPSPRFDAEELAAHVHGVKRGELHAVADADFDARYWEAVARREAREPLQHITGRAFFRYLELHVGPGVFVPRPETESVVGWAIDAVRAMDVVEPLIVDLCTGSGAIALALAQEVPRSRVHAVELSEDAMRWARKNVQGSRVVLQQGDALTAFPELDGQVDLVISNPPYIPLTEWEYVAPEARDHDPELALFSGEDGLDTIRGIERTAHRLLRPGGVVVVEHADTQGGQVPWIFAEERGWADAADHPDLNNRPRFATARRATP; encoded by the coding sequence GTGAACCTGCTGCTCGCCGAGGTGGCCCAGGCCACCCAGCGGCTGGCCGACGCAGGCGTGCCCTCGCCGCGCTTCGACGCGGAAGAGCTCGCCGCACACGTGCACGGCGTCAAGCGGGGCGAGCTGCACGCGGTCGCCGACGCGGATTTCGACGCCCGCTACTGGGAGGCGGTGGCCCGCCGCGAGGCCCGCGAACCGCTCCAGCACATCACCGGCCGCGCCTTCTTCCGCTATCTGGAGCTGCACGTCGGCCCGGGTGTCTTCGTCCCCCGGCCGGAGACCGAGTCGGTCGTCGGCTGGGCGATAGACGCGGTCCGCGCGATGGACGTCGTCGAGCCGCTGATCGTGGACCTGTGCACCGGCTCGGGCGCCATCGCACTGGCGCTGGCCCAGGAGGTGCCGCGCTCGCGGGTGCACGCCGTGGAGCTGTCGGAAGACGCCATGCGGTGGGCGCGCAAGAACGTCCAGGGGTCCCGCGTCGTTCTCCAGCAGGGTGATGCGCTGACCGCGTTCCCCGAGCTGGACGGCCAGGTCGACCTGGTCATCTCCAACCCGCCGTACATCCCGCTGACCGAGTGGGAGTACGTCGCCCCCGAGGCGCGCGACCACGACCCCGAGCTCGCGCTCTTCTCGGGCGAGGACGGCCTGGACACCATCCGGGGCATCGAGCGGACCGCACACCGCCTGCTGCGGCCCGGCGGCGTGGTCGTCGTCGAGCACGCCGACACCCAGGGCGGCCAGGTCCCGTGGATCTTCGCCGAGGAACGGGGCTGGGCCGACGCGGCCGACCACCCGGACCTGAACAACCGGCCGCGCTTCGCCACCGCGCGCAGGGCGACGCCATGA
- the prfA gene encoding peptide chain release factor 1, with protein MFEAVEELIGEHADLEKRLADPAVHADQREATRLNKRYFELTPIITAYRAWKQTGEDIVTARELAADDPEFADEVKDLEVRREELTDKLRLLLVPRDPSDDKDVILEIKAGEGGEESALFAGDLLRMYLRYAERVGWKTEILDANESDLGGYKDVQVAVKTKGGGGATEPGQGVWARLKYEGGVHRVQRVPATESQGRIHTSAAGVLVTPEAEEVEVEIGPNDLRIDVYRSSGPGGQSVNTTDSAVRITHLPTGIVVSCQNEKSQLQNKEQALRILRSRLLAAAQEEAEREASDARRSQVRTVDRSERIRTYNFPENRISDHRVGFKAYNLDQVLDGELDPVIQACVDADSAAKLAAAQ; from the coding sequence ATGTTCGAGGCGGTCGAAGAACTGATCGGCGAGCACGCCGACCTTGAAAAGCGGCTGGCCGACCCCGCGGTCCACGCCGACCAGCGCGAGGCCACCCGGCTCAACAAGCGCTATTTCGAACTGACCCCGATCATCACGGCGTACCGCGCCTGGAAGCAGACCGGCGAGGACATCGTCACCGCCCGGGAACTGGCCGCCGACGACCCGGAATTCGCCGACGAGGTCAAGGACCTGGAGGTCCGGCGCGAGGAGCTGACCGACAAGCTGCGCCTGCTGCTCGTACCCCGCGACCCCAGCGACGACAAGGACGTCATCCTGGAGATCAAGGCGGGCGAGGGCGGCGAGGAGTCCGCGCTGTTCGCCGGCGACCTGCTGCGCATGTACCTGCGCTACGCCGAGCGCGTCGGCTGGAAGACCGAGATCCTGGACGCCAACGAGTCCGACCTCGGCGGCTACAAGGACGTCCAGGTCGCCGTGAAGACCAAGGGCGGGGGCGGCGCCACCGAGCCCGGCCAGGGCGTGTGGGCCCGCCTGAAGTACGAGGGCGGGGTGCACCGCGTCCAGCGGGTGCCCGCCACCGAGTCCCAGGGCCGTATCCACACCTCCGCGGCCGGTGTGCTCGTCACGCCCGAGGCCGAGGAGGTCGAGGTCGAGATCGGCCCGAACGACCTGCGCATCGACGTCTACCGCTCCTCCGGCCCCGGCGGCCAGTCGGTCAACACCACCGACTCCGCCGTACGGATCACCCACCTGCCCACCGGCATCGTCGTCTCCTGCCAGAACGAGAAGAGCCAGCTCCAGAACAAGGAGCAGGCCCTGCGTATCCTGCGCTCGCGGCTGCTGGCCGCGGCCCAGGAGGAGGCCGAGCGGGAGGCGTCGGACGCCCGGCGCAGCCAGGTCCGCACCGTCGACCGCTCCGAGCGGATCCGTACCTACAACTTCCCGGAGAACCGGATCTCCGACCACCGGGTCGGTTTCAAGGCGTACAACTTGGACCAGGTGCTCGACGGCGAACTGGACCCGGTGATCCAGGCGTGCGTGGACGCCGACTCGGCTGCCAAGCTGGCCGCCGCCCAGTGA
- the rpmE gene encoding 50S ribosomal protein L31 — MKRDIHPEYVETQVSCTCGATFTTRSTVADGSIRADVCSECHPFYTGKQKILDTGGRVARFEARFGKAAGSAKK; from the coding sequence TTGAAGCGCGACATCCACCCGGAGTACGTCGAGACCCAGGTGAGCTGCACCTGCGGCGCGACGTTCACCACCCGTAGCACCGTGGCCGACGGCAGCATCCGTGCCGACGTCTGCTCGGAGTGCCACCCGTTCTACACGGGCAAGCAGAAGATCCTCGACACCGGTGGCCGCGTGGCCCGCTTCGAGGCCCGCTTCGGCAAGGCCGCTGGCTCCGCCAAGAAGTAG
- a CDS encoding LCP family protein: MADSSNATETARSRSRGIRATGRRRKGPTRRRRALKIALCALAACVLLGGAGIGYLYIKLNGNLKGVDINAALGDDRPRNADNGSMDILVMGSDSRAGKNGDYGRDEGTARSDTAMVVHVYEGHKKASVVSIPRDTMIQRPDCTTKDGKKIPGQRRAMFNTAFEAGGPACAVKTVESMSGIRMDHFVEVDFTGFKKLIDALGGVDITTTKAINDKDSHLNLPPGKHTLNGEQALGLVRTRHGVPGGDGSDLGRIQLQQTFVKALMDQVKNIGVLGNPARLYRIADTATSAITTDTDLDSVNELMGLSKSLGGIGSQNIHMVTLPVTYDPADPNRVLPLAAQSRQVWDALRQDQDIPKSATKNSAGDKGGTSGYVK, from the coding sequence ATGGCGGACAGCAGCAACGCCACGGAGACGGCCAGAAGCCGTTCCCGCGGCATACGTGCCACCGGCCGCCGGCGCAAGGGGCCGACCCGGCGCCGCCGGGCCCTGAAGATCGCCCTGTGCGCGCTGGCCGCCTGCGTGCTGCTGGGCGGCGCCGGAATCGGCTACCTCTACATCAAGCTCAACGGCAATCTCAAGGGCGTCGACATCAACGCCGCGCTCGGCGACGACCGGCCGCGCAACGCCGACAACGGCTCGATGGACATCCTGGTCATGGGATCGGACTCGCGCGCCGGGAAGAACGGCGACTACGGCCGTGACGAGGGCACGGCCCGCTCCGACACGGCGATGGTCGTGCACGTCTACGAGGGCCACAAGAAGGCCAGCGTGGTCAGCATCCCCCGCGACACCATGATCCAGCGCCCGGACTGCACCACCAAGGACGGCAAGAAGATACCCGGGCAGCGCCGGGCCATGTTCAACACCGCTTTCGAGGCCGGCGGCCCGGCCTGCGCCGTCAAGACCGTGGAGTCCATGAGCGGCATCCGCATGGACCACTTCGTCGAGGTCGACTTCACCGGCTTCAAGAAGCTCATCGACGCCCTGGGCGGGGTGGACATCACCACCACCAAGGCGATCAACGACAAGGACAGCCACCTCAACCTCCCGCCCGGCAAGCACACCCTCAACGGCGAGCAGGCCCTGGGCCTGGTACGGACCCGGCACGGTGTCCCGGGCGGCGACGGCAGCGACCTGGGCCGTATCCAGCTCCAGCAGACCTTCGTCAAGGCGCTGATGGACCAGGTCAAGAACATCGGAGTGCTCGGCAACCCGGCGCGGCTCTACCGCATCGCCGACACCGCCACCAGCGCCATCACCACCGACACCGACCTGGACTCGGTGAACGAGCTGATGGGCCTGTCCAAGAGCCTGGGCGGCATCGGGTCGCAGAACATCCACATGGTGACGCTGCCCGTGACGTACGACCCCGCCGACCCCAACCGCGTCCTGCCGCTGGCCGCGCAGAGCCGGCAGGTCTGGGACGCGCTGCGGCAGGACCAGGACATCCCCAAGTCCGCGACCAAGAACTCCGCGGGCGACAAGGGCGGCACGTCCGGCTACGTGAAGTAG
- the rho gene encoding transcription termination factor Rho, translating into MSDTTDLMGARTDGSATAPATDAPAAPATGAATGSAPRRRRSGTGLDGMVLAELQQVASSLGIKGTARMRKSQLIEVIKEKQAGGTSQAAGSAAKADAPAETKPKRRATSKARTGEDGAEKTEAAKATGASAKTAEDKTGGQQQIDIPGQPLSDEQPAGERRRRRATAAAGSPDTAAGDVRTEARTETRTEAKTGTAAREDSRAEAAVDTAEGRNAKGGDRQDRGQKGERRDRGERGERGQRDRDRRGKNSDGQDGGGQQPSGGNRQRDNRRAEEDAEDFEGGRRGRRGRYRDRRGRRGREDFGNEPQLSEDDVLIPVAGILDILDNYAFIRTSGYLPGPNDVYVSLAQVRKNGLRKGDHVTGAVRQPRDGERREKFNALVRLDTVNSMSPEQGRGRAEFGKLTPLYPQERLRLEGEPGALTPRIIDLVTPIGKGQRGLIVAPPKTGKTMIMQAVANSITRNNPECHLMVVLVDERPEEVTDMQRSVKGEVISSTFDRPAEDHTTVAELAIERAKRLVELGHDVVVLLDSITRLGRAYNLAAPASGRILSGGVDSTALYPPKKFFGAARNIEDGGSLTILATALVETGSRMDEVIFEEFKGTGNMELKLDRKLADKRIFPAVDVDASGTRKEEILMGSDELAVVWKLRRVLHALDQQQAIELLLDKMKQTKSNAEFLLQIQKNTPGVGNGND; encoded by the coding sequence GTGAGCGACACCACCGATCTGATGGGCGCGCGCACCGATGGCAGTGCCACCGCGCCCGCCACGGACGCTCCCGCCGCGCCTGCCACCGGTGCTGCCACTGGTAGTGCCCCGCGGCGACGCCGTTCCGGCACCGGCCTCGACGGCATGGTCCTGGCAGAGCTGCAGCAGGTTGCCTCCAGCCTCGGTATCAAGGGCACCGCGCGGATGCGCAAGAGCCAGTTGATCGAGGTCATCAAGGAGAAGCAGGCTGGGGGCACCTCCCAGGCCGCAGGCTCCGCGGCCAAGGCCGACGCGCCTGCCGAGACCAAGCCCAAGCGCCGGGCGACCTCCAAGGCCCGTACGGGTGAGGACGGCGCCGAGAAGACGGAGGCCGCCAAGGCCACGGGCGCATCCGCGAAGACCGCCGAGGACAAGACCGGCGGCCAGCAGCAGATCGACATCCCGGGCCAGCCGCTGAGCGACGAGCAGCCGGCCGGTGAGCGCCGCCGGCGCCGGGCGACCGCCGCCGCGGGCAGCCCCGACACCGCCGCCGGCGACGTCCGGACCGAGGCCAGGACCGAGACCCGTACCGAGGCCAAGACGGGCACCGCCGCACGGGAGGACTCCCGCGCCGAGGCCGCCGTGGACACCGCCGAGGGCCGTAACGCCAAGGGCGGCGACCGCCAGGACCGCGGCCAGAAGGGCGAGCGCCGCGACCGCGGTGAACGGGGCGAGCGCGGCCAGCGCGACCGTGACCGCCGCGGCAAGAACAGCGACGGCCAGGACGGCGGCGGCCAGCAGCCAAGCGGCGGCAACCGCCAGCGCGACAACCGCCGGGCCGAGGAGGACGCCGAGGACTTCGAGGGCGGGCGCCGCGGGCGCCGCGGGCGTTACCGGGACCGCCGTGGCCGCCGTGGCCGCGAGGACTTCGGCAACGAGCCGCAGCTCTCCGAGGACGACGTCCTGATCCCGGTCGCGGGCATCTTGGACATCCTCGACAACTACGCGTTCATCCGGACCTCCGGCTACCTGCCCGGCCCCAACGACGTGTACGTCTCCCTCGCCCAGGTCCGCAAGAACGGTCTGCGCAAGGGTGACCACGTCACCGGCGCGGTCCGCCAGCCGCGGGACGGCGAGCGGCGCGAGAAGTTCAACGCGCTGGTCCGCCTGGACACCGTCAACAGCATGTCGCCCGAACAGGGCCGCGGCCGTGCGGAGTTCGGGAAGCTGACGCCCCTTTACCCGCAGGAGCGGCTGCGGCTGGAGGGCGAGCCGGGCGCGCTGACGCCGCGGATCATCGACCTGGTCACGCCGATCGGCAAGGGCCAGCGCGGTCTGATCGTGGCCCCGCCGAAGACCGGCAAGACCATGATCATGCAGGCGGTCGCCAACTCGATCACCCGCAACAACCCCGAGTGCCACCTGATGGTCGTCCTGGTCGACGAGCGTCCCGAAGAGGTCACCGACATGCAGCGGTCGGTCAAGGGCGAGGTCATCTCCTCGACCTTCGACCGCCCGGCCGAGGACCACACCACCGTCGCCGAGCTGGCCATCGAGCGCGCCAAGCGCCTGGTGGAGCTGGGCCACGACGTGGTCGTCCTGCTGGACTCCATCACCCGTCTGGGCCGCGCCTACAACCTCGCCGCCCCCGCCTCCGGCCGCATCCTGTCCGGTGGTGTGGACTCCACCGCGCTCTACCCGCCGAAGAAGTTCTTCGGTGCCGCGCGCAACATCGAGGACGGCGGCTCGCTGACCATCCTGGCCACCGCGCTGGTCGAGACCGGCTCGCGCATGGACGAGGTGATCTTCGAGGAGTTCAAGGGCACCGGCAACATGGAGCTCAAGCTCGACCGGAAGCTCGCCGACAAGCGCATCTTCCCCGCGGTGGACGTCGACGCGTCCGGTACCCGTAAGGAAGAGATCCTGATGGGCAGCGACGAGCTGGCCGTCGTCTGGAAGCTGCGCCGGGTGCTGCACGCCCTGGACCAGCAGCAGGCCATCGAGCTGCTGCTGGACAAGATGAAGCAGACGAAGTCCAACGCGGAGTTCCTGCTCCAGATCCAGAAGAACACCCCCGGCGTGGGCAACGGCAACGACTGA
- the thrC gene encoding threonine synthase, with protein MSSANASTANRPANRQWRGIIEEYRDRLPVGDTTEAVTLREGGTPLVPAQVLSERTGCEVHLKVEGANPTGSFKDRGMTMAITRAKEEGAKAVICASTGNTSASAAAYAVRAGMVCAVLVPQGKIALGKMGQALVHGAKILQIDGNFDDCLTLARGLSDRYPVALVNSVNPVRIEGQKTAAFEIVDMLTDAPDIHVLPVGNAGNITAYWKGYKEYAADGIASRTPRMWGFQASGSAPIVRGEVVKDPHTIATAIRIGNPASWHLAEQARDESGGFIDEVTDRQILAAYRLLAAQEGVFVEPASAASVAGLLKAADEGRVDPGQRIVCTVTGNGLKDPDWAVAGAPQPVTVPIDADAAAERLGLA; from the coding sequence ATGTCCAGCGCGAATGCGTCCACCGCGAACCGTCCCGCGAACCGTCAGTGGCGCGGCATCATCGAGGAATACCGCGACCGCCTCCCGGTCGGCGACACCACCGAGGCCGTCACCCTCCGTGAGGGCGGCACGCCGCTGGTGCCCGCGCAGGTGCTCTCCGAGCGTACGGGCTGTGAGGTTCACCTCAAGGTGGAGGGCGCCAACCCCACCGGCTCCTTCAAAGACCGTGGCATGACCATGGCCATCACCCGGGCGAAGGAGGAGGGCGCCAAGGCCGTCATCTGCGCCTCCACCGGCAACACCTCCGCCTCGGCCGCCGCCTATGCCGTACGGGCCGGAATGGTCTGCGCCGTCCTGGTCCCGCAGGGCAAGATCGCCCTGGGCAAGATGGGGCAGGCACTGGTGCACGGGGCGAAGATCCTCCAGATCGACGGCAATTTCGACGACTGTCTGACCCTTGCGCGCGGCCTTTCCGACAGGTACCCGGTCGCACTTGTGAACTCCGTCAACCCGGTCCGTATCGAGGGGCAGAAGACCGCCGCCTTCGAGATCGTCGACATGCTCACCGACGCCCCGGACATCCACGTCCTGCCCGTGGGCAACGCCGGGAACATCACCGCCTACTGGAAGGGCTACAAGGAGTACGCCGCCGACGGCATCGCCTCGCGCACCCCGCGCATGTGGGGCTTCCAGGCGTCGGGCAGCGCCCCGATCGTGCGCGGCGAGGTGGTCAAGGACCCGCACACCATCGCCACCGCCATCCGCATCGGCAACCCCGCGTCCTGGCACCTGGCCGAGCAGGCCCGGGACGAGTCCGGCGGCTTCATCGACGAGGTGACCGACCGTCAGATCCTGGCCGCCTACCGGCTGCTGGCCGCCCAGGAGGGCGTCTTCGTCGAGCCCGCCTCGGCCGCGTCGGTCGCCGGTCTGCTCAAAGCTGCCGACGAGGGCAGGGTCGATCCGGGCCAGCGCATCGTGTGCACGGTCACCGGCAACGGCCTGAAGGACCCCGACTGGGCGGTGGCCGGCGCCCCGCAGCCGGTCACGGTCCCGATCGACGCGGACGCCGCCGCCGAACGGCTGGGTCTGGCGTAA
- a CDS encoding homoserine dehydrogenase encodes MMRTRPLKVALLGCGVVGSEVARIMTTHADDLTARIGAPVELAGIAVRRPGKVRAGVPAELITTDATALVKRGDIDVVIEVIGGIEPARGLITAAFEHGASVVSANKALVAADGAALHAAAEANGADLYYEAAVAGAIPLVRPLRESLAGDKVNRVLGIVNGTTNFILDKMDSTGAGYSEALDEATALGYAEADPTADVEGYDAAAKAAILAGIAFHTRVTIDDVHREGLTEVTASDMASAKRMGCTVKLLAICERARDGASVTARVHPAMIPLTHPLASVRGAYNAVFVEAEAAGQLMFYGPGAGGSPTASAVLGDLVAVCRNKLAGATGPGESAYTRLPVSPMGEVVTRYHISLDVADKPGVLAQVATVFAEHGVSIDTVRQQGKDGEASLVVVTHRAADAALSSTVGALRELDTVRGVASIMRVEGE; translated from the coding sequence ATGATGCGTACGCGTCCGCTGAAGGTGGCGCTGCTGGGCTGTGGAGTGGTCGGCTCAGAGGTGGCGCGCATCATGACGACGCACGCCGACGACCTCACGGCCCGCATCGGCGCGCCCGTGGAACTCGCCGGGATCGCGGTGCGCCGCCCCGGGAAGGTACGCGCGGGGGTGCCCGCGGAGCTGATCACCACCGACGCCACCGCGCTGGTCAAACGCGGTGACATCGACGTCGTCATCGAGGTCATCGGCGGTATCGAGCCGGCCCGTGGCCTGATCACAGCCGCTTTCGAGCACGGCGCGAGCGTGGTCTCCGCCAACAAGGCGCTGGTCGCCGCGGACGGTGCCGCGCTGCACGCCGCCGCCGAGGCCAACGGCGCCGACCTGTACTACGAGGCGGCCGTGGCGGGCGCCATCCCGCTCGTACGGCCGCTGCGCGAGTCGCTGGCCGGCGACAAGGTCAACCGGGTGCTCGGCATCGTCAACGGCACGACCAACTTCATCCTCGACAAGATGGACTCCACCGGCGCCGGCTATTCGGAGGCGCTGGACGAGGCGACGGCCCTGGGGTACGCGGAGGCCGACCCGACCGCCGACGTCGAGGGCTACGACGCCGCCGCCAAGGCCGCGATCCTGGCCGGTATCGCCTTCCACACCCGCGTGACCATCGACGACGTGCACCGCGAGGGGCTGACCGAGGTCACCGCCTCCGACATGGCCTCCGCCAAGCGCATGGGCTGCACCGTCAAGCTGCTGGCCATCTGCGAGCGGGCCCGGGACGGCGCGTCGGTCACCGCGCGGGTGCACCCCGCGATGATTCCGCTGACCCATCCGCTGGCCTCCGTCCGCGGGGCGTACAACGCGGTGTTCGTGGAGGCGGAGGCGGCCGGACAGCTCATGTTCTACGGGCCGGGCGCCGGCGGCTCGCCGACCGCCTCGGCGGTGCTCGGCGACCTCGTGGCCGTCTGCCGCAACAAGCTGGCCGGGGCGACCGGGCCGGGCGAGTCGGCGTACACGCGGCTGCCGGTCAGCCCCATGGGCGAGGTCGTCACGCGGTACCACATCAGTCTGGACGTGGCCGACAAGCCCGGCGTCCTGGCCCAGGTCGCCACGGTCTTCGCCGAGCACGGCGTGTCGATCGACACCGTCCGGCAACAGGGCAAGGACGGCGAGGCGTCGCTCGTCGTCGTCACCCACCGCGCGGCCGACGCCGCCCTGTCCTCGACCGTCGGGGCACTGCGCGAGCTGGACACCGTCCGCGGTGTCGCCAGCATCATGCGGGTCGAAGGGGAGTAA
- the lysA gene encoding diaminopimelate decarboxylase produces MSRSAHPAGPRHGDVLPEGHYFAPPADLNALDPRVWSRTVRRGADGAVTVAGMDVRALAEEFGTPAYFLDVADFRARCRAWKDAFGTEADVFYAGKAFLSRAVVRWLHEEGLNLDVCSAGELATALAAGMPAERIALHGNNKSTEEITRAVEAGVGRIVLDSFQEIVRVAHIADRLGKRQRVQIRVTVGVEAHTHEFIATAHEDQKFGIALAGGQAAEAVRRVLKLDGLELTGIHSHIGSQIFDMAGFEVSARRVVGLLTEVRDEHGVELPEIDLGGGLGIAYTSEDDPREPHEIAAALGEIVTRECAAAGLAVPRISVEPGRAIVGPTAFTLYEVGTVKELEGLRTYVSVDGGMSDNIRTALYDAEYSVALASRVSDAPPMLSRVVGKHCESGDIVVRDAFLPADVAPGDLLAVPATGAYCRSMASNYNHALRPPVVAVEDGAARVIVRRETEEDLLRLDVG; encoded by the coding sequence ATGAGCCGTTCCGCACACCCCGCCGGCCCCCGCCACGGTGACGTCCTGCCCGAGGGGCACTACTTCGCCCCGCCGGCCGATCTGAACGCCCTGGACCCGCGTGTGTGGTCCCGTACGGTCCGGCGCGGCGCCGACGGGGCCGTGACCGTCGCGGGTATGGACGTCCGGGCGTTGGCCGAGGAGTTCGGTACGCCCGCCTACTTCCTGGACGTGGCGGACTTCCGCGCCCGCTGCCGGGCCTGGAAGGACGCCTTCGGGACGGAGGCGGACGTCTTCTACGCGGGCAAGGCGTTCTTGTCCCGGGCCGTCGTGCGCTGGCTGCACGAGGAGGGGCTGAACCTGGACGTGTGCTCGGCCGGGGAGCTGGCGACCGCGCTGGCGGCCGGGATGCCGGCCGAGCGGATCGCGCTGCACGGCAACAACAAGAGCACCGAGGAGATCACCCGGGCCGTCGAGGCGGGCGTCGGGCGGATCGTGCTGGACTCCTTCCAGGAGATCGTGCGGGTGGCGCACATCGCGGACCGGCTGGGCAAGCGGCAGCGCGTACAGATCCGCGTGACGGTGGGCGTCGAGGCACACACCCACGAGTTCATCGCCACCGCGCACGAGGACCAGAAGTTCGGCATCGCGCTGGCGGGCGGGCAGGCCGCCGAGGCCGTACGGCGGGTCCTCAAGCTCGACGGGCTGGAGCTGACGGGCATCCACTCGCACATCGGGTCGCAGATCTTCGACATGGCCGGATTCGAGGTCTCCGCGCGGCGGGTGGTGGGGCTGCTGACCGAGGTGCGCGACGAGCACGGCGTCGAGCTGCCCGAGATCGACCTCGGCGGCGGCCTGGGCATCGCGTACACCTCCGAGGACGACCCGCGCGAGCCGCACGAGATCGCCGCGGCGCTGGGCGAGATCGTCACCCGCGAGTGCGCGGCGGCGGGGCTGGCGGTGCCGCGGATCTCCGTGGAACCGGGCCGGGCGATCGTCGGCCCGACGGCGTTCACGCTGTACGAGGTCGGCACGGTCAAGGAACTGGAGGGGCTGCGGACGTACGTGTCCGTCGACGGCGGGATGTCGGACAACATCCGTACGGCCCTGTACGACGCGGAGTACAGCGTCGCCCTGGCCTCCCGCGTCTCGGACGCCCCGCCGATGCTCTCGCGCGTGGTCGGCAAGCACTGCGAGAGCGGTGACATCGTCGTACGGGACGCCTTCCTGCCCGCCGACGTGGCCCCCGGCGACCTGCTCGCCGTGCCCGCGACCGGCGCGTACTGCCGCTCGATGGCCAGCAACTACAACCACGCGCTGCGCCCGCCGGTGGTGGCGGTGGAGGACGGGGCGGCGCGGGTGATCGTGCGGCGGGAGACGGAGGAGGACCTGCTGCGGCTCGACGTCGGGTAG